One region of Chryseobacterium sp. C-71 genomic DNA includes:
- a CDS encoding DinB family protein yields MNYHFQAHRQVRKNLLDILRDTSHEDLLLIPDGFNNNLYWNIAHTVATQQLLHYYLSGNPFRIDNYWIETYKKGTMPNLNVQKSEVEDLEFLLTETSKILMKDYDSDFFSDYTPYTTSFGMDLKSIQDAIIFNNMHESLHYGYAMAIKRAILGEKF; encoded by the coding sequence ATGAATTATCATTTTCAAGCTCACAGACAGGTTAGAAAAAACCTTTTGGATATCTTGCGGGATACTTCTCACGAAGACCTTTTATTAATCCCCGATGGTTTTAATAACAATCTGTATTGGAATATTGCCCACACTGTTGCTACACAGCAATTGCTGCATTATTACCTAAGCGGAAACCCGTTCAGAATTGATAATTATTGGATCGAAACCTACAAAAAAGGAACGATGCCCAATCTGAATGTACAGAAATCTGAAGTGGAAGATTTGGAATTTCTTTTAACCGAAACTTCAAAAATTTTAATGAAAGATTATGACAGCGATTTCTTTTCAGATTACACACCCTACACCACAAGTTTTGGCATGGATTTGAAGAGTATCCAAGATGCTATCATTTTCAACAACATGCATGAAAGCCTGCATTATGGGTATGCAATGGCGATAAAGAGAGCAATTTTAGGAGAAAAGTTTTAG
- a CDS encoding glycosyl transferase family 1, with protein sequence MPEKKILIITYYWPPAGGPGVQRWLKFAKYLPEFGWKPIIFTPENPSYPLIDESLMKDVPKDLEIIKTKIWEPYQLAEKLNKSNKKFKAGQFDVGNNQSWKSKLSIWVRGNFFIPDARVFWVNPSVKFLEQYLKINNIDVVVTSGPPHSLHLIGLNLKKKFPNVKWIADFRDPWTEISYYKHLKLTNKSDKKHRQLESEVFQNADITLATSYTDAENFRKNRANAVCITNGFDESDSSNSQTLKPSNSPTKFTLSYIGVLEQLRNPENLWKALDDLVKTNNDFAKNFKLKFVGRIDDKILNSIENSSLKNYIENLGYLSHEKAIDEMSNSSILLITNFPNESSKGIIPGKIFEYLATGKQIISFGPHDADVSKILDETDAGKHFGYQDSETIKQFILEKFELWKAGNLLENTRNIKQFSRKNLTKTLAEIL encoded by the coding sequence ATGCCGGAAAAAAAAATCCTTATCATCACCTATTACTGGCCGCCGGCAGGTGGACCGGGAGTTCAGCGATGGTTGAAGTTTGCAAAATATTTACCGGAATTTGGTTGGAAACCAATCATCTTCACTCCGGAAAATCCGAGTTATCCTTTGATTGATGAAAGTTTAATGAAAGATGTTCCTAAAGATTTAGAAATTATAAAAACTAAAATCTGGGAACCTTATCAGTTGGCTGAAAAGCTTAATAAAAGCAATAAAAAATTCAAGGCCGGACAGTTTGATGTGGGAAATAACCAAAGCTGGAAATCTAAACTTTCAATTTGGGTTCGTGGAAATTTTTTCATTCCCGATGCAAGAGTTTTTTGGGTAAATCCTTCTGTGAAATTTCTTGAGCAATACTTAAAAATAAATAATATTGATGTAGTAGTAACTTCTGGGCCACCACATTCTTTGCATCTGATCGGTTTAAATTTAAAAAAGAAATTCCCAAACGTCAAATGGATTGCAGATTTCCGTGATCCCTGGACAGAGATTTCTTATTATAAACATTTAAAACTAACGAATAAATCAGATAAAAAGCACCGTCAGCTTGAAAGTGAAGTTTTCCAAAATGCAGACATTACCTTAGCCACAAGCTACACTGATGCTGAAAATTTCAGAAAAAACAGAGCTAATGCAGTGTGTATTACAAACGGTTTTGATGAAAGCGACTCATCAAACTCTCAAACTCTCAAACCTTCAAACTCCCCAACAAAATTCACGCTCAGCTATATAGGCGTTCTTGAACAATTGAGAAACCCTGAAAACCTTTGGAAAGCACTTGATGATTTAGTGAAAACAAATAATGATTTTGCAAAGAATTTCAAATTGAAATTTGTAGGAAGAATTGATGATAAGATTTTGAATTCTATAGAAAATTCAAGTTTAAAAAATTACATTGAAAATTTGGGTTATCTGTCGCATGAAAAAGCGATTGACGAAATGTCAAATTCTTCTATACTGTTAATTACCAACTTCCCCAATGAATCTTCGAAAGGAATTATCCCAGGGAAAATATTTGAATATTTGGCAACTGGGAAACAGATTATTTCTTTCGGTCCGCATGATGCTGATGTATCAAAAATTTTAGATGAAACCGATGCAGGAAAGCATTTCGGTTATCAGGATTCTGAAACGATTAAGCAATTTATTTTAGAGAAATTTGAACTTTGGAAAGCTGGAAATCTTTTAGAAAATACTAGAAATATTAAACAGTTTTCCAGAAAGAATTTAACAAAAACTTTAGCTGAGATTTTGTAA
- the rlmB gene encoding 23S rRNA (guanosine(2251)-2'-O)-methyltransferase RlmB: MEDFQHKNSKPEFRNTEPNKKDDFIFGLRPVLEAIEAGKTIDKIFVQNALQGEIYAELKAVLAKYKIRPNYVPVEKLNRFTRKNHQGVVAFISDVPFHKIENIIPELFEEGKVPFILILDRLTDVRNFGAICRTAECVGIHAVVIPEKGGAPINSDAIKTSAGAMYNIKICKENNLAHVVDYLQQSGVSVFSATEKAQKLIYDVNFTEPCAIVMGNEETGISKEVLHHSDEKIKLPIEGKTQSLNVSVACGAILYEAMRQKLVKIN; this comes from the coding sequence TTGGAAGATTTTCAACATAAGAACTCAAAACCTGAATTCAGAAATACAGAACCTAATAAAAAAGACGATTTTATATTCGGATTACGCCCTGTATTGGAAGCTATTGAAGCAGGAAAAACAATTGATAAAATCTTTGTGCAGAATGCTTTGCAGGGAGAAATTTATGCCGAACTGAAAGCGGTTTTAGCAAAATATAAAATTCGTCCAAACTATGTTCCGGTTGAGAAACTGAACCGTTTTACAAGGAAAAACCACCAGGGTGTCGTGGCATTTATTTCGGATGTACCTTTTCACAAAATTGAAAACATCATTCCTGAATTGTTTGAAGAAGGAAAAGTACCTTTTATATTAATTTTAGACCGATTGACTGATGTCAGAAACTTTGGAGCTATCTGTAGAACCGCAGAATGTGTAGGAATTCACGCCGTTGTCATTCCAGAAAAAGGTGGAGCGCCAATCAATTCTGATGCGATAAAAACTTCTGCGGGAGCGATGTACAATATCAAGATTTGCAAAGAAAATAATTTAGCTCACGTTGTAGATTATCTTCAACAAAGCGGTGTATCTGTATTTTCGGCAACTGAAAAAGCACAAAAACTGATTTACGATGTCAATTTTACAGAACCTTGCGCTATTGTGATGGGGAATGAAGAAACAGGAATTTCAAAAGAAGTGCTTCACCATTCTGACGAAAAAATAAAACTTCCTATTGAGGGAAAAACGCAGTCACTGAACGTTTCTGTAGCTTGTGGAGCCATTCTTTACGAAGCAATGAGACAAAAATTGGTGAAAATTAATTAA
- a CDS encoding peptide-N-glycosidase F-related protein, producing MYKKLFFLSVLITGFFNSQTTRTNIVSEAVYYDGYAALVSQPVPTGLIRLTNARYARKMTDAELDGFKAKIAMRVTIGALCDNYDRLGSVFLAMIPKNQPTYTINDANVKRIEVARYITPFMNKNVSPLEVPYTYNLSNLYNVFHDAALRSTYDMYMELDVFGVPYAAQTEIAGCSGRNDVFTGTLTFFSTNAGATPTSYNNLTPILNYSKLNNYNSTDVPGQTVRITTFNLPNAITDAQFFVISTPHGANAGGEEYVRRDNFTYIDDIQMLTYKPGGTSCEPFRVYNTQGNGIYGTTPSSTADWTAWNNWCPGDAVPIRSFTMTSMTAGNHTLKHTIPAAVFNQQQGDVFLSVYMQSKNSAMMDVKDIKSIDVSIYPNPTSDFVNIKSKIDVASMTLFSMDGRKLTENFKENKINISSYNTGVYILNIVLKDGTTFKHKIIKK from the coding sequence ATGTATAAAAAGCTATTTTTTTTAAGCGTTTTAATCACAGGATTTTTTAATTCACAAACTACAAGAACGAATATCGTTTCCGAAGCAGTTTATTACGATGGTTATGCAGCTTTAGTATCTCAACCTGTGCCTACAGGTCTCATTCGGTTAACGAATGCGAGGTATGCGAGAAAAATGACAGATGCTGAGTTGGATGGCTTTAAAGCAAAGATTGCTATGAGAGTAACCATTGGAGCTTTGTGTGACAATTATGACCGATTGGGAAGTGTTTTTTTAGCCATGATTCCAAAAAACCAACCTACCTATACCATAAACGATGCAAATGTGAAAAGGATTGAGGTAGCTAGATACATTACTCCTTTTATGAATAAAAATGTTTCGCCTTTAGAAGTTCCTTACACCTATAATTTAAGTAATTTGTATAATGTGTTTCATGATGCAGCATTGCGAAGCACTTACGACATGTATATGGAACTTGATGTTTTCGGTGTTCCTTATGCAGCACAAACTGAAATTGCAGGATGCTCAGGAAGGAATGATGTTTTTACAGGAACACTTACTTTTTTCTCTACGAATGCAGGCGCAACTCCAACAAGTTACAATAACCTCACCCCAATATTAAATTATAGTAAATTAAATAATTACAATAGTACAGATGTTCCAGGGCAAACTGTGAGAATTACAACGTTCAATCTACCCAATGCAATTACGGATGCTCAGTTTTTCGTAATATCTACACCTCATGGTGCAAATGCTGGTGGTGAAGAATATGTGAGAAGAGACAACTTCACCTATATAGATGATATACAAATGCTTACCTATAAACCTGGAGGAACTTCTTGCGAACCATTTAGGGTTTACAATACACAAGGAAACGGAATCTATGGCACCACGCCTAGTTCAACTGCTGACTGGACTGCCTGGAATAACTGGTGTCCCGGTGATGCTGTTCCTATCAGAAGTTTTACAATGACTAGTATGACCGCAGGAAACCACACCCTTAAACATACAATACCAGCAGCTGTTTTCAACCAGCAACAAGGAGATGTTTTTCTATCTGTTTACATGCAAAGTAAAAATAGTGCTATGATGGATGTAAAAGACATCAAATCAATAGATGTTAGCATTTACCCTAATCCTACTTCTGATTTCGTTAACATAAAATCAAAAATAGATGTAGCTTCAATGACTCTTTTCAGTATGGATGGAAGAAAACTAACAGAAAATTTTAAAGAAAACAAAATAAATATTTCTTCATACAACACTGGAGTGTATATTTTAAATATTGTTTTGAAAGATGGTACAACTTTCAAACATAAAATCATCAAAAAATAA
- a CDS encoding DUF58 domain-containing protein, giving the protein MQIKDIIKKVKQIEIRTRKKTEASLMGQYHSAFKGQGMTFSEVRPYQFGDEIRRIDWNKTARFREPFVKVMEEERELTMMILVDISASMDYGTKTQLKREYVAEIAASLGFSAAGNNDKVGLILFADKVYKVIPPQKGRKHILSIISNILTADYVPAVSKIDKSLEYMMGIFKRKSLVFLLSDFGDAYDSKMLRVASKKHQLLGMRIFDEKDNEIPDVGYTLFSDVETGKQVWVNTSNARWRYTFAEAQKQKIRALEEDFANSSASFMNISTGDDYSKLLYHYFQKK; this is encoded by the coding sequence ATGCAGATAAAAGACATCATAAAAAAAGTAAAGCAAATAGAAATCCGTACTCGAAAGAAGACGGAAGCTTCCTTGATGGGGCAATATCACAGTGCTTTTAAAGGACAGGGAATGACTTTTTCTGAAGTTCGTCCTTATCAGTTTGGTGATGAAATCCGTAGAATTGATTGGAATAAAACAGCACGTTTCCGTGAACCGTTTGTGAAAGTAATGGAAGAGGAGCGTGAACTGACCATGATGATTTTAGTTGATATTTCTGCTTCAATGGATTACGGAACAAAAACCCAGCTGAAAAGAGAATATGTCGCAGAAATTGCAGCAAGTTTAGGATTTTCAGCTGCCGGAAATAATGATAAAGTGGGATTGATTTTATTTGCAGATAAAGTCTATAAAGTGATTCCGCCACAAAAAGGAAGAAAACATATTTTGTCGATTATTAGTAATATTCTGACGGCAGATTATGTTCCTGCGGTTTCTAAAATCGATAAATCTTTAGAATACATGATGGGAATTTTCAAAAGGAAATCGCTCGTGTTTTTACTTTCAGATTTTGGAGATGCCTATGATTCTAAAATGCTTCGTGTCGCTTCAAAAAAACATCAGCTTTTGGGAATGAGAATTTTCGATGAGAAAGATAACGAAATTCCTGATGTTGGATATACTCTTTTCAGCGATGTAGAAACCGGGAAACAAGTTTGGGTTAATACGTCAAATGCACGATGGAGATATACATTTGCGGAAGCTCAGAAACAAAAAATTAGAGCGTTGGAAGAAGATTTTGCCAACAGTTCGGCAAGCTTTATGAATATCAGTACCGGCGATGATTACTCAAAATTATTGTATCATTACTTTCAGAAGAAATAA
- a CDS encoding YfhO family protein — MAKNKNLIYIAISIVAFLVLAFLYSTPVFTGKQLFQHDIVQYRGGAKELIDYRDTYDKETYWSDSMFGGMPTYQMGSRFEGDIIKKLDSYLNILPRPVNYLFLLFSGFFLLGMVAVRNWKYALLGATFFGLSTYFYIIIAAGHNGKVNTIEYFAPLLAGILLVYIRKKYVLGFIVTTLFFGLQVAANHPQMTYYLFLGLGFLFLSELIRAIQKKTPMKHFLISSGIIAGALAIGVGMNSQRIMANSEYIKETVRGKQILNTETHTAGNSGMDKESILMWSYGKLETLNLFIPRLMGGGSQEPEGKEMMENVQQLVQDNVTSQAEYDRISKGFGSITYWGDQPGTSGPAYQGAIVCFLALLGFFFAWKKYRYWILGATILTILLAWGSNFMPLSDFFIEYVPFYSKFRAPSSILVVVELLFPLIAIIGLYRFYKDSTLEEAYKKKILTYVSGGVLGLTLLLIVFGKALLGFHTDNEKTYLPPFLLDYLTEERFKLFRIDAIKALLYVGITAAVLFFSLKQKLNQNVALLIIGAVSLFDLWTVNKRYLNDENYVDKIFAENPFQTEGSDYLAEKVGDNPNLQSIMASIPVNKTLETIAEKDKKHYRVYNQVLGVTSETNTSYFKSSIGGYHAVRLRRYDDLMNEYISNVDSVKTPKILNLLNTKYMVFGNPQEPQVVPNPNANGNAWFVADVKFVNTPDEEIKSLGNIDSKKTAVINVEDKAYLNGKQVQADSTASINLTKYEANELEFKSQSKTPQLAVFSEIYYPHGWKMFVDEKEVPYIKADYLLRAVHVPAGEHSIRMVFEPEVIATGKWISMLCFGLFVALSAFGIFWLNKSKKKEVLIEEKI; from the coding sequence ATGGCGAAAAATAAAAACTTAATTTATATTGCGATTTCCATCGTCGCATTCTTAGTTTTAGCATTTTTATATTCTACTCCTGTGTTTACGGGGAAGCAGCTTTTCCAGCATGATATCGTTCAGTATCGAGGCGGAGCCAAAGAACTCATCGATTACAGAGACACTTACGATAAAGAAACGTATTGGAGTGACTCGATGTTTGGCGGTATGCCCACCTACCAGATGGGAAGCCGTTTTGAAGGTGATATTATTAAAAAATTAGACAGTTATCTGAATATTCTTCCGAGACCTGTCAACTACTTATTCCTTTTATTTTCAGGATTTTTCCTTTTAGGGATGGTCGCTGTAAGAAATTGGAAATATGCGCTTTTGGGAGCTACATTTTTCGGGCTTTCCACCTATTTCTACATCATCATTGCTGCCGGACATAACGGAAAAGTGAATACCATTGAATATTTTGCGCCGCTTTTAGCCGGAATTTTATTGGTGTATATTAGAAAAAAATACGTTCTCGGATTTATTGTCACTACCCTGTTCTTCGGATTGCAGGTCGCCGCCAATCACCCGCAGATGACGTACTATCTGTTTTTAGGACTTGGATTTTTATTTTTATCTGAATTAATCAGAGCCATCCAAAAGAAAACTCCGATGAAGCATTTCTTGATCTCATCAGGAATTATTGCCGGTGCTTTAGCGATTGGCGTTGGGATGAACTCTCAGCGAATCATGGCTAACTCTGAGTACATCAAAGAAACCGTAAGAGGAAAACAGATTTTAAATACAGAAACCCACACCGCCGGAAATTCCGGAATGGATAAAGAAAGTATACTGATGTGGAGTTACGGTAAATTGGAAACTTTAAATCTATTCATTCCAAGATTGATGGGAGGCGGAAGCCAGGAGCCTGAAGGAAAAGAAATGATGGAAAACGTACAGCAGTTGGTACAGGATAACGTCACTTCACAAGCCGAATATGACAGAATTTCTAAAGGTTTTGGCAGCATCACCTATTGGGGCGATCAACCTGGAACTTCGGGACCAGCGTATCAAGGAGCAATTGTTTGTTTCCTTGCACTATTAGGATTCTTTTTTGCCTGGAAAAAATACCGCTACTGGATTCTCGGAGCGACTATTCTGACCATTTTATTGGCTTGGGGAAGCAACTTCATGCCGCTTTCAGATTTCTTCATTGAATATGTTCCTTTTTACAGCAAATTCAGAGCACCGTCGTCTATTTTGGTTGTGGTGGAATTATTATTCCCACTGATTGCCATCATTGGATTGTACAGATTTTACAAAGATTCAACTTTAGAGGAAGCTTACAAAAAGAAAATTCTAACCTATGTAAGCGGAGGAGTTTTAGGTTTAACTTTATTATTGATTGTTTTTGGGAAGGCTTTGTTAGGTTTCCATACAGATAACGAGAAAACATATTTACCACCTTTCCTGTTAGATTATTTAACGGAAGAAAGATTCAAATTATTCAGAATTGATGCGATTAAAGCATTACTTTATGTTGGAATTACCGCAGCTGTTTTATTCTTTAGTCTAAAACAAAAACTGAATCAGAACGTAGCATTACTCATCATCGGTGCAGTAAGTTTGTTTGATTTATGGACAGTAAACAAACGTTATCTGAATGACGAAAATTACGTTGATAAAATCTTTGCTGAAAATCCTTTTCAAACTGAAGGTTCAGATTATTTAGCCGAAAAAGTAGGTGACAATCCAAATTTACAGTCTATTATGGCAAGTATTCCTGTCAATAAAACTTTGGAAACGATTGCTGAAAAAGACAAAAAACATTACCGAGTTTACAATCAGGTTTTGGGTGTAACAAGTGAAACGAACACGTCTTATTTTAAATCTTCCATAGGTGGTTATCACGCAGTGAGACTGAGACGTTATGATGATTTAATGAATGAATACATTTCGAATGTAGACAGCGTAAAAACACCTAAAATCCTGAATTTACTGAATACAAAATACATGGTTTTCGGAAATCCGCAGGAGCCACAAGTTGTTCCGAATCCTAATGCCAACGGAAATGCATGGTTTGTTGCTGATGTAAAATTTGTAAATACTCCGGACGAAGAAATAAAATCACTTGGAAATATTGATTCTAAAAAAACTGCAGTTATCAACGTTGAAGACAAAGCTTATTTGAACGGAAAGCAGGTTCAGGCAGATTCTACAGCTTCCATTAATTTAACAAAATACGAAGCCAACGAACTGGAGTTTAAATCTCAATCGAAAACTCCACAGTTAGCTGTATTTTCAGAGATTTATTATCCTCATGGCTGGAAAATGTTTGTAGATGAAAAAGAAGTTCCGTACATAAAGGCAGATTATTTATTGCGTGCAGTACACGTTCCAGCGGGAGAACACAGCATCAGAATGGTTTTTGAACCTGAAGTTATCGCCACAGGAAAATGGATTTCAATGTTATGTTTCGGATTGTTTGTTGCTTTGAGCGCTTTTGGAATTTTCTGGCTGAATAAAAGCAAAAAGAAAGAAGTTTTGATTGAAGAAAAGATTTAA
- a CDS encoding BatD family protein, which yields MKKLVLLLSFFICANAFSQILSSNLEKKTLALGEVNRFTVKIDNLNNQEVKAAPKDKLLPFHFEEIKDSIGIQPNSYQRNIEFSVFEEGTYTIPELEFKVGERVLKTIPYEIEVVNTAQKGDPINDIMNNKEVKLEVTDYWQLYKWYILAALALIALIIAIFMIVKYGRKSKDSPVVATNQTLKELDSLKKKKYIEDGNYRSFYVELIDISRKFLAKQYRIPADVLLTDDLVQLMKENNTISQDNERIIEDVFFRGDLVKFAKTFPDQQMMEKDFNEIKDFVKRSSKDIEFENLRKDV from the coding sequence TTGAAAAAATTAGTATTACTCTTATCATTTTTCATCTGTGCAAATGCTTTTTCACAGATACTTTCCTCGAATCTTGAGAAGAAAACATTGGCTCTCGGCGAAGTCAACCGATTTACCGTGAAAATTGATAACCTCAATAATCAGGAAGTAAAAGCTGCACCAAAAGACAAGTTGCTCCCTTTTCATTTTGAAGAAATTAAAGACAGCATCGGAATTCAACCCAATTCTTACCAGAGAAATATTGAATTTTCAGTTTTTGAAGAAGGAACCTATACAATCCCTGAACTTGAATTTAAAGTAGGTGAAAGGGTGTTGAAAACAATTCCTTACGAAATTGAAGTGGTCAATACTGCCCAAAAAGGCGATCCGATCAATGATATTATGAACAATAAGGAAGTCAAGCTGGAAGTTACAGATTATTGGCAGCTTTATAAATGGTATATTTTGGCAGCCTTGGCTTTGATTGCTTTAATAATTGCCATTTTTATGATTGTGAAATACGGCAGAAAATCCAAAGACTCTCCGGTTGTGGCAACCAATCAGACTTTGAAAGAATTGGATTCATTAAAAAAGAAAAAATATATCGAAGACGGAAATTACCGTTCGTTTTATGTGGAACTAATCGATATTTCAAGGAAATTTTTAGCCAAACAATATAGAATTCCTGCAGATGTTTTGCTGACAGACGATTTGGTTCAGTTGATGAAAGAAAATAATACCATTTCGCAGGACAATGAAAGGATTATCGAAGATGTCTTCTTCAGAGGTGATTTGGTGAAGTTTGCCAAAACCTTTCCGGATCAGCAGATGATGGAAAAAGATTTTAACGAAATTAAAGACTTTGTGAAGAGATCATCAAAGGATATAGAATTTGAAAACCTGAGAAAAGATGTTTAA
- a CDS encoding MoxR family ATPase, with protein MSDSYQAEDIRQLTEKVREQNYFFSLLRQEINKVIIGQEYMIDRLLVGLLGNGHVLLEGVPGLAKTLAIKTLAEAVHGDFSRIQFTPDLLPADVVGTMIYNIKENDFSIKRGPVFANFVLADEINRAPAKVQSALLEVMQEKQVTIGDETMHLPKPFLVLATQNPIDQEGTYLLPEAQSDRFMLKCTIDYPEFEDERKVMRMVSTSHQYDVKPVISLQNIVEAKSIVNQIYLDEKIEKYILDMVFATRFPDRYGLSELKNYISFGASPRASINLAIASRAYAFLKGRAFVIPEDVKELAKDVLRHRIGLTFEAEAEEITSEEIVNRILAKIQAP; from the coding sequence ATGTCAGATTCATATCAAGCAGAAGACATTCGTCAGCTCACAGAAAAAGTAAGAGAACAGAATTATTTCTTTTCACTTTTGAGGCAGGAAATCAACAAAGTAATTATCGGACAAGAATACATGATAGACCGACTTTTGGTTGGGCTTTTAGGTAACGGCCACGTTTTGCTTGAAGGAGTTCCCGGGTTGGCAAAAACATTGGCGATAAAAACCTTGGCAGAAGCTGTTCATGGTGATTTTTCGAGAATTCAGTTTACGCCAGATTTGCTTCCTGCAGATGTTGTGGGAACGATGATTTATAATATTAAAGAAAACGATTTTTCTATAAAAAGAGGTCCCGTTTTTGCAAACTTCGTGCTTGCTGATGAGATCAATAGAGCTCCTGCTAAAGTACAATCGGCACTTCTGGAGGTGATGCAGGAAAAACAAGTAACGATTGGTGACGAAACGATGCATCTTCCAAAACCATTTTTAGTTTTGGCAACGCAAAACCCGATCGATCAAGAAGGAACTTATCTTTTGCCGGAAGCGCAAAGCGACCGTTTTATGCTGAAATGTACGATTGATTATCCTGAATTTGAGGACGAAAGAAAAGTTATGAGAATGGTTTCAACATCCCATCAGTACGATGTAAAACCTGTAATTTCATTACAAAATATTGTTGAAGCAAAATCTATTGTCAATCAAATTTATTTGGATGAAAAAATTGAAAAATACATTTTAGATATGGTTTTTGCAACCCGTTTTCCTGACAGATATGGACTTTCTGAATTGAAAAACTACATCAGTTTCGGAGCTTCACCAAGAGCATCGATTAACTTGGCTATTGCATCTAGAGCTTATGCGTTTTTGAAAGGAAGAGCATTTGTAATTCCTGAAGATGTAAAAGAATTGGCAAAAGATGTTTTAAGACACAGAATCGGGTTGACTTTTGAAGCGGAAGCAGAAGAAATTACGTCTGAAGAAATTGTGAATAGAATTTTGGCTAAAATACAAGCTCCTTAA
- a CDS encoding GIY-YIG nuclease family protein has protein sequence MKTLGTHNYYVYILTNKIKTVLYTGVTNDLKIRLYWHQNPEAIDKHFTTKYKCFCLIYFEQFSDIETAIKREKQIKGWTRIKKNNLIKEFNPTWKFLNDEI, from the coding sequence ATGAAAACTTTAGGAACTCATAATTACTACGTTTATATTTTAACTAATAAAATAAAAACGGTATTGTATACAGGAGTAACTAATGACTTAAAAATTAGATTATACTGGCATCAAAATCCTGAAGCAATTGATAAACATTTTACCACTAAATACAAATGCTTTTGTTTAATCTACTTCGAGCAATTCAGTGACATTGAAACTGCGATCAAAAGAGAGAAACAAATAAAAGGTTGGACAAGAATTAAAAAAAACAACCTGATAAAAGAATTTAATCCTACTTGGAAATTTTTGAATGATGAAATTTAA
- a CDS encoding DUF6263 family protein: MKNIAALALISLAIISCKKETATITKIDPKTGKTITVEVPADSVAEVKANPAIKDSLGVFTQTFKLEKGKTYPLTTYQRDVKTMTDPQGKTLNGTSESTDEMSFTVNDVKGGIYDITINLIGKRSSQSADGKTIVVDTKLPIPKEDNLKMIWNVNRALTGNKLNMKMDSKGNVISITGFDAIYTKISNALGTLIKDANQKASAVAGLKQTFNEKVLKDQFAKNLSIIPKKGVKIGEKWSTSESADETGKYKVVSNYTLKSVGNGIAEISITGGLPKKEEKRAQGEMTHTMSSELAQNGTIKFDQNTGWITNQNINVKTTQIETISDGKQSQSMKSVSNSSVMVNPAAK; the protein is encoded by the coding sequence ATGAAAAATATAGCAGCACTAGCATTGATCTCTTTAGCCATCATTTCTTGTAAAAAAGAGACGGCAACCATCACTAAAATTGATCCTAAAACCGGAAAAACAATCACCGTTGAAGTTCCGGCAGATTCTGTAGCTGAAGTAAAAGCAAACCCTGCAATCAAAGATTCTTTGGGAGTTTTTACTCAGACTTTTAAATTGGAAAAAGGAAAAACTTACCCTTTGACTACTTACCAAAGAGATGTAAAGACGATGACTGATCCACAAGGAAAAACCTTGAATGGAACCAGCGAATCGACTGACGAAATGAGCTTTACGGTAAACGATGTGAAAGGTGGAATTTACGACATCACGATTAATTTGATCGGCAAAAGAAGTTCTCAGAGTGCTGACGGAAAAACGATTGTAGTTGATACAAAACTGCCCATCCCGAAAGAAGATAATCTAAAAATGATTTGGAATGTGAACCGAGCTTTGACCGGAAACAAACTGAACATGAAGATGGATAGCAAAGGAAATGTGATTTCTATCACTGGTTTTGATGCGATCTACACCAAAATTTCCAATGCATTGGGCACGCTAATCAAAGATGCTAATCAAAAAGCGAGCGCTGTGGCAGGTTTGAAACAGACCTTTAACGAGAAAGTTTTAAAAGATCAATTTGCTAAAAATCTTTCCATAATTCCTAAAAAAGGAGTGAAGATTGGTGAAAAATGGTCAACAAGCGAAAGTGCAGACGAAACCGGAAAATATAAAGTAGTTTCTAACTATACATTGAAAAGTGTAGGAAATGGAATTGCGGAAATTTCAATCACTGGCGGACTTCCAAAAAAAGAAGAAAAAAGAGCTCAGGGCGAAATGACTCACACAATGAGCAGCGAACTGGCACAAAACGGAACCATTAAATTTGATCAAAATACCGGTTGGATTACCAACCAAAATATTAATGTAAAAACGACTCAGATAGAAACAATCTCAGACGGAAAGCAGTCTCAGAGCATGAAAAGTGTTTCAAACTCTTCGGTAATGGTGAATCCTGCAGCAAAATAA